One genomic window of Arvicanthis niloticus isolate mArvNil1 chromosome 24, mArvNil1.pat.X, whole genome shotgun sequence includes the following:
- the LOC143437490 gene encoding CD209 antigen-like protein C isoform X1, which produces MSICTTDRNKHLCSLGCQDCEHFITMLQLISIVLLAALFTAILVKGSEVPSSQEHDQKKQHILQKLDQLKAELDHLCRPCPWDWTLFQGNCYFFSTFQKNWMESAAACKDMGAQLVVIKSNEEQSFLQRTSKKKIDFWMGLSDAKEEGQWLWVDGSPLQWRKYWSAGEPNNHDNEDCAVISNHGWNDFSCLAVSFWICKKPVLPCSK; this is translated from the exons aTGAGCATATGCACCACGGACAGGAACAAACATCTGTGTTCCTTGG GGTGTCAGGACTGTGAGCATTTCATCACTATGCTGCAGCTCATCTCCATTGTGCTCTTGGCTGCTCTCTTTACGGCTATCCTTGTCAAAG GCTCTGAGGTTCCTAGTTCCCAAGAGCATGATCAGAAAAAGCAACACATCCTCCAGAAACTGGACCAGCTGAAAGCTGAACTAG ACCACCTATGTCGCCCCTGCCCATGGGACTGGACACTCTTCCAAGGAAACTGTTACTTCTTCTCCACATTCCAGAAGAATTGGATGGAATCTGCTGCTGCCTGCAAAGACATGGGAGCCCAACTAGTGGTCATAAAAAGTAATGAGGAGCAG AGCTTTCTCCAGAGGACTTCTAAGAAGAAAATCGATTTCTGGATGGGCCTGTCAGATGCAAAAGAGGAAGGCCAATGGCTGTGGGTGGATGGCTCACCACTGCAATGGAG GAAGTATTGGTCTGCAGGTGAACCCAACAACCATGACAATGAAGATTGTGCAGTAATTTCAAATCATGGATGGAATGATTTCTCATGTTTAGCTGTGTCATTTTGGATCTGCAAGAAGCCTGTATTGCCTTGCTCTAAGTGA
- the LOC143437490 gene encoding CD209 antigen-like protein C isoform X2 — MSICTTDRNKHLCSLGSEVPSSQEHDQKKQHILQKLDQLKAELDHLCRPCPWDWTLFQGNCYFFSTFQKNWMESAAACKDMGAQLVVIKSNEEQSFLQRTSKKKIDFWMGLSDAKEEGQWLWVDGSPLQWRKYWSAGEPNNHDNEDCAVISNHGWNDFSCLAVSFWICKKPVLPCSK, encoded by the exons aTGAGCATATGCACCACGGACAGGAACAAACATCTGTGTTCCTTGG GCTCTGAGGTTCCTAGTTCCCAAGAGCATGATCAGAAAAAGCAACACATCCTCCAGAAACTGGACCAGCTGAAAGCTGAACTAG ACCACCTATGTCGCCCCTGCCCATGGGACTGGACACTCTTCCAAGGAAACTGTTACTTCTTCTCCACATTCCAGAAGAATTGGATGGAATCTGCTGCTGCCTGCAAAGACATGGGAGCCCAACTAGTGGTCATAAAAAGTAATGAGGAGCAG AGCTTTCTCCAGAGGACTTCTAAGAAGAAAATCGATTTCTGGATGGGCCTGTCAGATGCAAAAGAGGAAGGCCAATGGCTGTGGGTGGATGGCTCACCACTGCAATGGAG GAAGTATTGGTCTGCAGGTGAACCCAACAACCATGACAATGAAGATTGTGCAGTAATTTCAAATCATGGATGGAATGATTTCTCATGTTTAGCTGTGTCATTTTGGATCTGCAAGAAGCCTGTATTGCCTTGCTCTAAGTGA